The Prevotella sp. E2-28 genome includes the window GAGACTCAAAAAAGCGAAGCGCTTCAAGCCCAACAAGCCAAGAAACGATATGAGATGGAGAGACAGATGGCCTATGTGAGGACAAGCTGCGAACAGATATCGTTCGAATCGTTGGAGCGCGAGATGAGAGGTAAAGGCGAACAGCTTATGGCTGAATACAGAAATCAATTAAACACATTAGAAACAGAATGAAGAAAATCATGATATGGGCCACAATGCTCCTGACCTTGTGCGCCTGCCAAAACAACAACAATACCACAACAGAAGCAGAGGAACTGCCCCTGCCAGAGACCATCGAGGAGTTTGTTGAAAGGCTTGACAGCATGGATAGTTTCTTTGAACACACAATGAACAGCGATTCCACCACCAGTAGTTATTACCGCTATTGGGGACGTTATCACACCAAAAACTTTGAAAATGATAGCGTGAGAGAACGAGAAATGGCCATCCGGAACTACTTTAGTAAGGGCATCAAACACCTGCAGGAGAAATACCGTCCAAAGGCAGCCAAGTATTATGAATACGAAACTCATATCAATGGTAAAGATACCATCGAGTTTGTTCTGGCCACCAAGGCTCTGTCCGACTCGCTGCCAGACGATATGAAAGGAAAGGAATTTAGTACTAATTACAGATATTATCCTGAGTTCATAACTTATAATTTCCAGAAAAAGAATGAAGATGTCTGGGAAATGTTCACATATCACAAAGAAGAAAAGACGCCCCTCAAACAATTGGCCCACAAGGAGGATGTACAACAACTGGTACTGAACCTCATCTCAAGCGTCAAGGGGGTGAAGGAGATTCCTGTGAAATACCTAAATGAAAATGGTGAGCGCTTCAACGGAAACATCATTTGCTTTAACTGGCAGAAGAAAGGTGAGAAAACAGCCCTGCAAGAAGGCACCCTTTATGAGATTCCTGTCAAGGGCGAGGAAAAAATGAAACTGGTGAACGACCTGTGCAACGCATTGACGGATTTTGTGAAAACGCATTATGCCCCCTATCTGGAATATACCTTCTATGATAGATTCGACAAGGAAGACAGCGATCGTTACATAACGAACATTATGGGACTTAACATCAACAACACAGAAGGTGCCGGTCATGCAGCAATGAGAGCAGGACTTTTCCGCCTGCAGGTGGGTGGTTACGGGGACCAAAGCCTCAAGATTCTCTTCCTGAATGTAAGAAATCAGAGTTTTTATATCCCAATGGATTGGATGGAAATCAAACAGATACACAACAACGATATAGAATGGCTGCCTGGCAGTAAATATCACATGTAAACAAAGAAAAGAGACTTTGCCAAACGCGACACAGTCTCTTTTTTATCGTATACTCACAAAAAAAGCAGCCTTACATAGGCTGCCGTAGTTGCGGAGGCAGGACTCGAACATGCGACCTCCAGGTTATGAGCCTGGCGAGCTACCAACTGCTCCACTCCGCGATATTAACCATACAAGAATCAGGAGGATTCCTGTTTTGCGGGTGCAAAGGTACTACTATTTTCTGAGATATGCAAATTTTCATGCATCTTTTTTTCTTTTTACTATATTTTCTGCAAAAAAACTTGTTCAATTCAAAAGTAATTCGTAATTTTGCACATAAGTCAAACAGTGTGCAACTACAAAAAATCAAGTAAAAAGAGGTGTCAATTTCAAAAACTAGACAACTGCTTGTGGACGTGGCGCGCCAACTATTCGCCAAAAACGGACTAGAGAGCACTACGATGAACGATATTGCGCAGGCTTCAGGAAAAGGCCGTCGCACGCTCTATACCTACTTCAAATCGAAGGAGGAAATTTATTATGCCGTTATTGAGACCGAGTTGGAACGTCTGAGCGATAAACTTGACGAAGTAGCTGCTCGCAAGATCAGTCCGCAAGACAAGGTTATCGAACTGATTTACACCCATCTGAGCATGATTCGTGAGACTGTGGTACGCAATGGAAACCTGCGTGCAGAGTTCTTCCGTAATATCTGGATGGTAGAGAAGGTGCGCCGTCATTTTGACGATGCCGAGGTAGAATTGTTCCGCAAGGTATTTGCTGAAGGAAAGGAATGTGGCGAGTTTGACATTGAGAATGTGGACCTTGTGGCAGATATCACGCACTATTGTATCAAAGGACTGGAGGTACCTTATATCTACGGACGCATAGCCCGCGGCATGACTGAAGAGGCCACCAAGCCTCAGGTAGCCAAGTTCGTATATGGTGCACTTGGAAAGAAGAATAAGATTTAAGTCCCCCTCAAGGGAAGAGAATAAAAAGATTGGATTAAACATACTATATTTTTATATAAAGATTAGAAAATGGGATTATTAGAAGGTAAGACTGCACTGATTACTGGTGCAGCACGCGGTATCGGAAAAGCTATCGCACTGAAGTACGCCGCTGAGGGCGCAAACATCGCATTCACCGACCTGCAGGTCAATGAAGAGACAGAGAAAGAGATTGCCGCTCTTGGTGTAAAGGCTAAGAGTTATGCATCAAATGCTGCTGACTTCGCTCAGACTGAGGAAGTGGTAAAGGCCGTAAAAGAAGAATTTGGTTCAATTGATATTCTTGTTAACAATGCAGGCATCACCAAGGACGGTCTGATGCTTCGCATGACAGAGCAGCAGTGGGATGCTGTTATTGCCGTTAACCTGAAGTCTGCATTCAATTTCATCCACGCTTGTGTACCCGTCATGATGCGTCAGCGTGGTGGTTCTATCATCAACATGGCCTCTGTAGTAGGTGTTCACGGTAATGCCGGTCAGGCTAACTATGCAGCCTCTAAGGCTGGTCTGATTGCTTTGGCTAAGAGTATTGCTCAGGAAATGGGTCCCAAGGGTATCCGTGCCAACGCTATCGCTCCTGGTTTCATTGAGACCGCTATGACTGCAGCCCTGCCCGAGGATGTTCGCAACGAATGGAAGCAGAAGATCCCCCTCCGTCGTGGTGGCCAGGTAGAGGATATCGCCAACGTAGCAACATTCTTGGCTTCTGACCTGTCAAGCTATGTAAGTGGACAGGTTATCCAGGTTGACGGTGGCATGAATATGTAAAGGTAAAAAAGTAAAAAGGTAAAAAGTAAAAAAGAAAAATATGGAGGTCGTTTACGAGGACAACCATATTATCATAGTAAACAAACAGAGCGGGGAGATCGTACAGGGAGACAAGACTGGCGATCGCCCCCTCTCTGAAATTGTTAAGGATTATATCAAAGAGAAATACCACAAGCCAGGCGAGGTATTCCTGGGTGTGGTACATAGGCTGGACCGTCCTGTGGGCGGCCTTGTTGTTTTTGCACGTACCTCAAAAGCCCTAACTCGACTGAACAAGATGTTTGCCGAGAAGGATAACATCAAGAAGACATACTGGGCCATCGTGGAAAAACCAAAAATGAAAGATGAAAGATGTGAACTTACTCACTGGCTGGTGCGCAATGAGCAGCAGAACAAGAGTTATGCATACGACCACGAAGTACCCCGTTCAAAGAAAGCGCAACTACGCTACAGGGTGCTGACCCAGGGTGACAACTACGACTTGGTAGAGGTAGAACTGCTGACGGGCCGTCATCATCAGATACGTTGCCAGTTGTCTGCTATCGGTCGCCCCATCAAGGGGGATTTGAAATACGGCGCAAAGCGGTCTAACCCTGACGGAAGTATCTCGCTACAAAGTCACCGCATAGAGTTCGTTCACCCAGTAAGCAAAGAGACCATTCTTATAGAGGCGCCCATCCCTAAC containing:
- a CDS encoding TetR/AcrR family transcriptional regulator; this encodes MSISKTRQLLVDVARQLFAKNGLESTTMNDIAQASGKGRRTLYTYFKSKEEIYYAVIETELERLSDKLDEVAARKISPQDKVIELIYTHLSMIRETVVRNGNLRAEFFRNIWMVEKVRRHFDDAEVELFRKVFAEGKECGEFDIENVDLVADITHYCIKGLEVPYIYGRIARGMTEEATKPQVAKFVYGALGKKNKI
- the fabG gene encoding 3-oxoacyl-[acyl-carrier-protein] reductase yields the protein MGLLEGKTALITGAARGIGKAIALKYAAEGANIAFTDLQVNEETEKEIAALGVKAKSYASNAADFAQTEEVVKAVKEEFGSIDILVNNAGITKDGLMLRMTEQQWDAVIAVNLKSAFNFIHACVPVMMRQRGGSIINMASVVGVHGNAGQANYAASKAGLIALAKSIAQEMGPKGIRANAIAPGFIETAMTAALPEDVRNEWKQKIPLRRGGQVEDIANVATFLASDLSSYVSGQVIQVDGGMNM
- a CDS encoding RluA family pseudouridine synthase, producing the protein MEVVYEDNHIIIVNKQSGEIVQGDKTGDRPLSEIVKDYIKEKYHKPGEVFLGVVHRLDRPVGGLVVFARTSKALTRLNKMFAEKDNIKKTYWAIVEKPKMKDERCELTHWLVRNEQQNKSYAYDHEVPRSKKAQLRYRVLTQGDNYDLVEVELLTGRHHQIRCQLSAIGRPIKGDLKYGAKRSNPDGSISLQSHRIEFVHPVSKETILIEAPIPNDPLWKALAGDK